Proteins encoded within one genomic window of Jiangella mangrovi:
- a CDS encoding collagen-like protein, translating into MNRRLLAVAGTTAVIVSGGTVAVLAATTSDDVIHACVSRGLLGLGAGNVRIVDGPDDCRRTEDPVSWNRQGPAGPPGATGPQGEPGPQGEPGPQGEPGPQGEPGTPGGTLTGDALVSWCYSRLAEQTIGECVAEALTP; encoded by the coding sequence GTGAACCGCCGCCTGCTCGCCGTGGCCGGGACGACCGCGGTGATCGTCAGCGGCGGCACGGTCGCGGTCCTGGCCGCGACCACGTCCGACGACGTCATCCACGCGTGCGTGAGCCGCGGCCTGCTCGGCCTGGGCGCCGGGAACGTGCGCATCGTCGACGGGCCGGACGACTGCCGGCGCACCGAGGACCCGGTGAGCTGGAACCGGCAGGGTCCGGCCGGGCCACCCGGCGCCACCGGCCCGCAGGGCGAGCCCGGTCCCCAGGGTGAGCCCGGGCCGCAGGGCGAGCCCGGGCCGCAGGGCGAACCGGGGACGCCGGGCGGCACGCTCACCGGCGACGCCCTGGTCAGCTGGTGCTACAGCCGCCTGGCGGAGCAGACCATCGGCGAGTGCGTCGCCGAGGCGCTCACGCCCTGA
- a CDS encoding phage tail protein, which produces MRKRTPVAGAAVAAAAALVLSTSAPSVAQSVPTSAVYALEIDGVRLTMQQCVGFGVATEVVEHQETGPGGEAVTRKVPGEPRVLDLVCSRAVSDDETLEEWQEASLAGIASARKDISVWLFDQAGEPVAEFLYVNAWPSELTYIDAGDGSGRLLEVVTIVSDHMERAS; this is translated from the coding sequence ATGCGCAAGAGAACACCGGTCGCCGGGGCCGCCGTCGCAGCCGCGGCGGCCCTGGTCCTGAGCACGTCCGCACCCAGCGTCGCCCAGTCCGTCCCGACGTCTGCCGTCTACGCGCTCGAGATCGACGGCGTCCGCCTGACCATGCAGCAGTGCGTCGGCTTCGGTGTGGCGACCGAGGTCGTCGAACACCAGGAGACCGGCCCGGGCGGTGAGGCCGTGACGAGAAAGGTGCCCGGCGAGCCTCGGGTCCTCGACCTCGTCTGCAGCCGGGCGGTGAGCGACGACGAGACGCTCGAGGAGTGGCAGGAGGCCTCGCTCGCCGGCATCGCCAGCGCCCGCAAGGACATCTCGGTCTGGCTCTTCGACCAGGCCGGTGAGCCGGTCGCCGAGTTCCTCTACGTCAACGCCTGGCCCAGCGAGCTCACCTACATCGACGCCGGCGACGGCAGTGGCCGGCTCCTCGAGGTCGTCACCATCGTCTCCGACCACATGGAGCGGGCCTCGTGA